One genomic segment of Bradyrhizobium diazoefficiens includes these proteins:
- a CDS encoding transporter substrate-binding domain-containing protein, translating to MNRRDALTTVALAGAAIAATGSARADTAPGSTLERIKKSGVLRIAVIAGQEPYFHKDLSTNQWSGACIDMANDIASKLGAKVETLESTWGNQILDLQADKIDLAFAVNPTPERSLVIDFSTPILVHSFTVITKKGFAKPQTWSEINKPEVKIAVDIGSTHETIARRYCPKANILGFKERNEAILAVSTGRADCNISLAVLSVATLKKNPTLGELAVPRPLLTLPTNMGIRAEADRRYKDFLSAWADYNRSLGQTREWMLKGFEAVGLAADDIPGEVQF from the coding sequence ATGAATCGCAGGGACGCACTCACCACCGTCGCCCTCGCCGGTGCCGCGATCGCGGCAACCGGATCGGCCAGGGCGGACACCGCGCCCGGCTCGACGCTCGAGCGGATCAAGAAGAGCGGCGTGCTGCGGATCGCCGTGATCGCCGGCCAGGAGCCCTATTTCCACAAGGACCTCAGCACCAACCAATGGTCGGGCGCCTGCATCGACATGGCGAACGACATCGCCAGCAAGTTAGGCGCCAAGGTCGAGACGCTGGAATCGACCTGGGGCAACCAGATCCTGGATCTGCAGGCCGACAAGATCGACCTCGCCTTTGCGGTGAATCCGACGCCGGAGCGCTCGCTGGTCATCGACTTCTCGACGCCGATCCTGGTGCACTCCTTCACCGTCATCACCAAGAAGGGCTTTGCCAAGCCGCAGACCTGGTCCGAGATCAACAAGCCCGAGGTCAAGATCGCCGTCGATATCGGCTCGACCCACGAGACCATCGCGCGGCGCTATTGCCCGAAGGCGAACATCCTCGGTTTCAAGGAGCGCAACGAGGCGATCCTCGCCGTGTCAACCGGCCGGGCGGACTGCAACATCTCGCTGGCGGTGCTCTCGGTCGCGACCCTGAAGAAGAATCCGACGCTCGGCGAGCTCGCGGTGCCGCGGCCGCTCTTGACGCTGCCGACCAACATGGGCATCCGCGCCGAAGCCGACCGGCGCTACAAGGACTTCCTCAGCGCCTGGGCCGACTACAACCGCTCGCTGGGCCAGACCCGCGAATGGATGCTGAAGGGTTTTGAGGCCGTCGGCCTCGCCGCGGACGACATCCCCGGCGAAGTGCAGTTCTGA
- a CDS encoding TRAP transporter large permease: MLLLLGGFLILMLLGVPVAIAMAASSLLYILVSGVTPDVTLAQRMIAGVESFPLLAVPFFILAGNLMNIAGVTGRIYKFAVALVGWMRGGLGHVNIIGSVIFSGMSGTAIADAAGLGTIEIKAMKDHGYTTEFSVGVTAASATLGPIIPPSLPFVIYGMMANVSIGALFLGGVIPGVVLTLLMMATVTYFAHRNKWGSDTPFSWPQLGSAGLEIVVVFSFPLAIWLMTLAGLSTNLAVVIGLGTLLAIDWYFDFSAVMALMAPVILIGGMTLGWFTPTEAAVAAVIWSLFLGLVRYRTMTLKTVAKATFDTIETTASVLFIVTAASIFAWLLTVSQAAQLLSDWMLSITHNKWVFLALANVLILFVGCFIDTTAAITILVPILLPIVLKLGIDPIHFGLIMTLNLMIGLLHPPLGMVLFVLARVAKLSVERTTVAILPWLVPLMLALIAITYIPELTLWLPKYMGLSK; this comes from the coding sequence ATGCTGCTGTTGCTCGGGGGCTTCCTCATCCTGATGTTGCTCGGCGTTCCCGTGGCGATCGCCATGGCGGCGTCGTCGCTGCTCTACATTCTGGTCAGTGGCGTGACGCCGGATGTCACGCTGGCGCAGCGCATGATCGCCGGGGTCGAGAGTTTTCCGCTGCTCGCCGTTCCCTTCTTCATCCTGGCCGGTAACCTCATGAACATCGCCGGCGTCACCGGACGCATCTACAAGTTCGCCGTCGCGCTGGTGGGCTGGATGCGCGGCGGCCTCGGCCACGTCAACATCATCGGTTCGGTGATCTTCTCCGGCATGTCGGGGACCGCGATCGCGGATGCCGCCGGTCTCGGCACCATCGAGATCAAGGCGATGAAGGACCACGGTTACACCACCGAATTCTCGGTCGGCGTCACGGCGGCCTCTGCGACGCTCGGGCCGATCATCCCGCCGTCGCTGCCCTTCGTGATCTACGGCATGATGGCGAACGTCTCGATCGGCGCGCTGTTCCTCGGCGGCGTCATTCCCGGCGTGGTCCTGACGCTGCTGATGATGGCCACCGTCACCTATTTCGCGCACAGGAACAAATGGGGTAGCGATACGCCGTTCTCCTGGCCGCAGCTCGGCTCGGCCGGGCTCGAGATCGTCGTCGTGTTCTCCTTCCCGCTCGCGATCTGGCTGATGACGCTCGCCGGCCTCTCGACGAACCTCGCCGTCGTGATCGGCCTCGGCACGCTGCTGGCGATCGACTGGTATTTCGACTTCTCGGCGGTGATGGCGCTGATGGCGCCGGTGATCCTGATCGGCGGCATGACACTCGGCTGGTTCACGCCGACCGAAGCCGCGGTTGCAGCGGTGATCTGGTCGCTGTTCCTCGGCCTCGTGCGCTACCGCACCATGACCTTGAAGACGGTGGCGAAGGCGACCTTCGACACCATCGAGACCACGGCCTCGGTGCTGTTCATCGTCACGGCCGCCTCGATCTTCGCCTGGCTGCTGACGGTGTCGCAGGCCGCCCAGTTGCTGTCGGACTGGATGCTCAGCATCACTCACAACAAATGGGTGTTCCTGGCGCTCGCCAACGTGCTGATCCTGTTCGTCGGCTGCTTCATCGATACCACGGCGGCGATCACCATCCTGGTGCCGATCCTGCTGCCGATCGTGCTCAAGCTCGGCATCGATCCCATCCATTTCGGTCTGATCATGACGCTGAACCTGATGATCGGCCTGTTGCACCCGCCGCTCGGCATGGTGCTGTTCGTGCTGGCGCGCGTGGCAAAGCTCTCGGTCGAGCGCACCACGGTGGCGATCCTGCCCTGGCTGGTGCCACTGATGCTCGCGCTGATCGCGATCACTTACATTCCCGAACTGACCCTCTGGCTGCCAAAATACATGGGACTCTCCAAATGA
- the uxuA gene encoding mannonate dehydratase: MMLEGWRWYGPDDPVSLDDVRQAGATDIVSALHQVPIGEPWTRKAVEARKNFIENGQPGRSQLTWSVVESIPIPDDVKRLGAKATKSIDAWIASLEAVAASGIKIICYNFMPVVDWCRTDLEWELPNGARAMRFDQDRFAAFELHILKRPAAMQEYSPEQQARAKKLFEQMSQADIDYLVMVIASALPGSTTEPMTIPQFRDRLETYRDITPEILRQHLTEFLARVTPVAEQLGVSLTLHPDDPPRPLFGLPRIASSADDYQALFDAVPSKANGICLCTGSLGVRAENDLPAMAERFGPRIAFAHLRATKREADVLSFYESDHLDGDVDMVAVLKALLKENARRSPDKRIVFRPDHGHRMLDDLAATKRTNPGYTAIGRLRGLAELRGAIRAIEHR, from the coding sequence ATGATGCTGGAGGGATGGCGCTGGTACGGGCCGGATGATCCGGTCTCGCTCGATGACGTCAGGCAGGCCGGGGCGACGGATATCGTCTCGGCGCTGCATCAGGTGCCGATCGGGGAACCCTGGACGCGCAAGGCGGTTGAGGCGCGCAAGAATTTCATCGAGAACGGCCAGCCCGGCCGCTCGCAGCTGACCTGGTCGGTGGTGGAATCGATTCCGATCCCTGACGATGTCAAACGGCTCGGCGCCAAGGCGACAAAGTCGATCGACGCCTGGATCGCGAGCCTGGAGGCGGTGGCCGCCTCAGGCATCAAGATCATCTGCTACAATTTCATGCCCGTGGTCGACTGGTGCCGCACCGATCTGGAGTGGGAGCTGCCGAATGGCGCCCGAGCCATGCGCTTCGACCAGGACCGCTTTGCCGCGTTCGAGCTGCACATCCTCAAGCGTCCCGCCGCAATGCAGGAGTATTCGCCCGAGCAGCAAGCGCGCGCGAAGAAGCTGTTTGAGCAGATGAGCCAGGCGGATATCGATTACCTCGTCATGGTGATCGCCAGCGCGCTGCCGGGCTCGACCACCGAGCCGATGACGATCCCGCAATTCCGCGATCGGCTGGAGACCTATCGCGACATCACGCCAGAGATCCTGCGGCAGCACCTCACGGAATTCCTTGCGCGCGTGACGCCGGTCGCCGAACAGCTCGGCGTGTCGCTGACGCTGCACCCGGACGATCCGCCGCGCCCGCTGTTCGGGCTGCCGCGCATCGCCTCGTCCGCCGACGACTATCAGGCACTGTTCGACGCCGTGCCGTCCAAGGCCAACGGCATCTGCCTCTGCACGGGCTCGCTCGGCGTGCGCGCCGAGAATGATCTTCCCGCGATGGCCGAGCGCTTCGGCCCCCGCATCGCCTTTGCGCATCTGCGCGCGACCAAGCGCGAGGCCGACGTCCTGTCGTTCTACGAATCCGATCATCTCGACGGCGATGTCGACATGGTGGCGGTCCTGAAGGCGCTGCTGAAGGAGAACGCGCGGCGTTCGCCTGACAAGCGCATCGTGTTCCGTCCCGATCACGGCCACCGCATGCTCGACGATCTCGCTGCCACCAAGCGCACCAATCCCGGTTACACCGCGATCGGCCGCCTCCGCGGCCTCGCCGAGCTGCGCGGCGCGATCCGCGCGATCGAGCATCGCTAG
- a CDS encoding NAD(P)-dependent oxidoreductase, whose translation MRALFVDANDTLAAVTERLLRADNLPVAINRNPAISPDDLPRLLDGIEIMIVDHTAVPTPIAAKCVGLKHVVFLGTGARSYMNPEELSRHGISVHTIKGYGDTAVAECAIALMWVAAKNFGEMDRGMREGNWLRRDAVQLTGKTLGLIGFGGIAAEAARMAAGCGMKVIAWNRSPKTHPGVEFVPLQKLLAESHVVSLHLLLNDETKGFLSRDRIAMMRQGSILINTARGAIVDEDAMLDGLRSGHIAHAGLDVFTIEPLPPGHPLTKLPNVTLSAHSAFRTPEASDNLIGAALDHCRRIIAGGR comes from the coding sequence GTGCGTGCTCTCTTCGTCGACGCCAACGACACTCTTGCCGCGGTGACCGAAAGACTGCTGCGCGCGGACAATCTGCCGGTCGCCATCAACCGCAATCCCGCGATCTCGCCCGACGACCTGCCGCGCCTGCTCGACGGCATCGAGATCATGATCGTCGATCATACCGCAGTGCCGACGCCGATTGCCGCAAAATGTGTCGGCTTGAAGCACGTCGTCTTCCTCGGCACCGGCGCGCGCAGCTACATGAATCCGGAAGAGCTTAGTCGGCACGGCATCTCGGTTCACACCATCAAGGGCTATGGCGACACCGCGGTTGCCGAATGCGCGATCGCCCTGATGTGGGTCGCGGCGAAAAATTTCGGCGAGATGGACCGCGGCATGCGCGAAGGCAACTGGCTGCGCCGCGACGCGGTGCAGCTCACGGGTAAGACGCTCGGCCTGATCGGCTTCGGCGGCATCGCCGCGGAAGCCGCGCGGATGGCGGCGGGCTGCGGCATGAAGGTGATCGCCTGGAACAGGTCGCCGAAGACTCATCCGGGCGTCGAATTCGTGCCGCTGCAGAAGCTGCTTGCCGAGAGCCATGTCGTCTCGCTGCATCTCTTGCTCAATGACGAGACCAAGGGGTTTTTGTCGCGCGATCGCATCGCGATGATGCGCCAAGGCAGCATCCTGATCAACACCGCGCGCGGCGCGATCGTCGACGAGGACGCGATGCTGGATGGCTTGCGCTCCGGCCACATCGCCCATGCCGGCCTCGACGTCTTCACAATCGAGCCGCTGCCGCCGGGCCATCCGCTGACGAAGCTGCCGAACGTGACGCTGTCGGCGCATTCGGCGTTCCGCACCCCCGAGGCGAGCGACAATCTGATCGGCGCGGCGCTGGATCACTGC
- a CDS encoding sialic acid TRAP transporter substrate-binding protein SiaP yields the protein MALAASVATMLVAASPGMAQTKLKWAHVYETSEPFHTASVWAAQEIGKRTNGRYQIDVYPASQLGKEADINQGLSLGSVDIIISGSSFAAKSFPPIGVTYYPYTFRDADHLLAYTKSDIFRELAKGYEDKSGHHIIAVTYYGVRQTSSNKPIKSCADMKGLKMRVPDVPAYLAMPRACGANTAPIAFAEVYLALQNGTVEAQENPLTTIEAKKFYEVQKHIVLTGHIVDHLNTVVAGALWKKLSDEDKKIFTDVAQEAAAKATAEIKQNEAKLVAFFKDKGLTVTEVDKKEFRDIVLKNVPFETFGYRKADWERIQDVK from the coding sequence ATGGCGCTGGCGGCTTCGGTCGCGACGATGCTCGTGGCCGCCAGTCCCGGCATGGCGCAGACCAAGCTCAAATGGGCCCATGTCTATGAGACCTCCGAGCCGTTCCACACCGCTTCGGTCTGGGCTGCGCAGGAGATCGGCAAACGCACCAACGGGCGCTACCAGATCGACGTCTATCCGGCCTCGCAGCTCGGCAAGGAAGCCGACATCAACCAGGGCCTGTCGCTCGGCTCGGTCGACATCATCATCTCCGGCTCCAGCTTCGCGGCCAAGAGTTTTCCGCCGATCGGCGTGACCTATTATCCCTACACCTTCCGCGACGCCGATCATCTCCTGGCCTACACCAAGAGCGACATCTTCAGGGAGCTCGCCAAGGGCTATGAGGACAAGAGCGGCCACCACATCATCGCGGTGACCTACTACGGCGTGCGCCAGACCTCGTCGAACAAGCCGATCAAGAGCTGTGCCGATATGAAGGGCCTGAAGATGCGCGTGCCCGACGTGCCGGCCTATCTTGCGATGCCGCGCGCCTGCGGCGCCAACACCGCGCCGATCGCGTTCGCCGAAGTCTATCTCGCGCTCCAGAACGGCACCGTCGAGGCGCAGGAGAACCCGCTGACCACGATCGAGGCCAAGAAGTTCTACGAGGTGCAGAAGCACATCGTCCTGACCGGCCACATCGTCGACCACCTCAACACCGTCGTGGCGGGCGCGCTGTGGAAGAAGCTGTCCGACGAGGACAAGAAGATCTTCACCGACGTCGCGCAGGAAGCCGCAGCGAAAGCCACCGCGGAGATCAAGCAGAACGAGGCCAAGCTGGTCGCCTTCTTCAAGGACAAGGGCCTGACCGTGACCGAGGTCGACAAGAAGGAGTTCCGCGACATCGTGCTGAAGAACGTCCCGTTCGAGACCTTCGGCTATCGCAAGGCCGATTGGGAACGGATTCAGGACGTCAAGTAA
- a CDS encoding TRAP transporter small permease, whose protein sequence is MSTAEVHRQITGDEIAHTFEEEATPKVDLGVYAFEDWVALAIFWVMALAVFLQFFTRYVLNDSYAWTEEIATYCLIGVVFIGASMCVRLSRHIQVDLVYRYLPHMVARTLSTMIDLIRIAFFGYAIKLVWVYIQIIGDESMTTINLPKDYVYYAVLAGFVLMFLRSVQVAMQHLRQGYSILERPGAYDGFEG, encoded by the coding sequence ATGTCCACCGCCGAAGTGCACCGGCAGATCACCGGCGACGAGATCGCCCATACCTTCGAGGAGGAGGCGACGCCGAAGGTCGATCTCGGCGTCTATGCCTTCGAGGATTGGGTGGCGCTGGCGATCTTCTGGGTGATGGCGCTCGCCGTCTTCCTCCAGTTCTTCACCCGCTACGTGCTCAACGACAGCTATGCCTGGACCGAGGAGATCGCGACCTATTGCCTGATCGGGGTAGTCTTCATCGGCGCCTCGATGTGCGTGCGGCTGTCGCGGCATATCCAGGTCGATCTGGTCTACCGCTATCTGCCGCACATGGTGGCGCGCACGTTGTCGACGATGATCGACCTGATCCGGATCGCCTTCTTCGGCTACGCCATCAAGCTGGTCTGGGTCTACATCCAGATCATCGGCGATGAGTCCATGACCACGATCAATCTTCCCAAGGACTACGTCTATTACGCCGTGCTGGCCGGCTTCGTGCTGATGTTCCTGCGCTCGGTGCAGGTGGCCATGCAACATCTGCGGCAGGGCTATTCGATCCTCGAACGCCCCGGCGCCTACGACGGTTTTGAAGGATAG
- a CDS encoding TetR/AcrR family transcriptional regulator, which produces MPPPLKRTNDPDRTKRDILEVAMAEFASEGYSGARVDAIAARTRTSKRMIYYYFGGKEQLYLAVLEEAYRSIRALEDQLDIESCDAREGLRRLIESTFDHDERNPNFIRLVSIENIHHGKHLKQNLQLRQLNASVIATLDGILARGRSEGVFRDDVDAIDLHLAISSYCFFRVANRHTFGALFDRDLSEPGVLAKSRRQIVEMILAWLAKA; this is translated from the coding sequence ATGCCGCCCCCATTGAAACGCACCAACGATCCCGACCGCACCAAGCGCGACATCCTCGAAGTGGCGATGGCCGAATTTGCCTCGGAAGGCTATTCCGGCGCCCGCGTCGATGCCATCGCGGCGCGGACGCGCACGTCGAAGCGGATGATCTATTACTATTTCGGGGGCAAGGAGCAGCTCTACCTCGCGGTGCTGGAGGAGGCCTATCGCAGCATCCGCGCGCTGGAGGACCAGCTCGATATCGAAAGCTGCGACGCCCGGGAGGGCTTGCGCCGGCTGATTGAATCCACTTTCGACCATGACGAGCGCAACCCGAACTTCATCCGCCTCGTCAGCATCGAGAACATCCACCATGGCAAGCACCTGAAGCAGAATCTTCAGCTGCGCCAGCTCAACGCCAGCGTGATCGCGACGCTCGACGGCATCCTCGCGCGCGGCCGCAGCGAAGGCGTCTTCCGCGACGACGTCGACGCCATCGACCTGCACCTCGCGATTTCCTCCTACTGCTTCTTCCGCGTCGCCAACCGCCACACCTTCGGTGCGCTGTTCGACCGCGATCTCAGCGAGCCCGGGGTGCTGGCGAAGAGCCGCAGGCAGATCGTGGAGATGATCTTGGCGTGGCTGGCGAAGGCTTAA
- a CDS encoding L-idonate 5-dehydrogenase encodes MTSTALAATLFGPEDLRMIEHPLDKLADGMVRVRFGAGGICGSDMHYFRHARTGDFVVKSRLVLGHEISGEIVEIAGSAPYLKVGDRVAVNPSRWCGHCVACREGRPNLCENIYFMGSASKTPHMQGGFANYFDAIPAQCVKIPDHVSYQAAALAEPLAVCLHAVARAGNIDGKRGIIFGAGPIGLLTMLAARRAGMADITVADIAPAPLAFATRLGASHVENVSGGEEGLKAQAAARPYDVAFEVSGTAAGLASAIAIIRRGGVVVQIGNLPGGQIPTPSNAVMAKEIDLRGSFRFGFEFMTAVELIGSGSVDVLSLVTAERPLSAAPDALRLALDRSQSVKVVLTAN; translated from the coding sequence ATGACCTCCACCGCTCTCGCCGCAACCCTGTTCGGTCCCGAAGACCTGCGCATGATCGAGCACCCGCTCGACAAGCTCGCCGACGGCATGGTGCGCGTCCGCTTCGGTGCCGGCGGCATCTGCGGCTCCGACATGCACTATTTCCGCCATGCCCGGACCGGCGATTTCGTGGTAAAGTCGCGGCTGGTGCTCGGGCATGAGATCTCCGGCGAGATCGTGGAGATCGCAGGCTCGGCTCCATACCTGAAAGTGGGCGACCGCGTCGCCGTCAATCCGTCGCGCTGGTGCGGTCATTGCGTTGCCTGCCGCGAGGGCCGGCCAAACCTCTGCGAGAACATCTACTTCATGGGCTCGGCGTCGAAGACGCCGCACATGCAGGGCGGCTTCGCCAATTATTTCGACGCGATCCCGGCGCAGTGCGTCAAAATTCCGGATCACGTCTCCTATCAGGCCGCAGCGCTCGCCGAGCCGCTCGCGGTCTGCCTGCACGCGGTGGCGCGCGCCGGCAATATCGATGGCAAGCGCGGCATCATCTTCGGTGCCGGCCCGATCGGGCTTCTGACCATGCTCGCTGCGCGTCGCGCCGGCATGGCCGACATCACGGTGGCGGATATCGCGCCGGCGCCGCTGGCCTTCGCGACCCGGCTCGGCGCCTCCCATGTCGAGAACGTCTCGGGTGGTGAGGAGGGGCTGAAGGCGCAGGCTGCTGCGCGTCCCTACGACGTCGCCTTCGAGGTCTCCGGCACGGCCGCGGGCCTTGCCAGCGCGATCGCGATCATCAGGCGTGGCGGCGTGGTGGTGCAGATCGGCAATCTGCCGGGCGGCCAGATTCCGACGCCGTCGAACGCGGTGATGGCCAAGGAGATCGACCTGCGCGGCTCGTTCCGCTTCGGCTTCGAGTTCATGACCGCGGTGGAACTGATCGGCTCAGGCAGCGTCGACGTGCTGTCGCTGGTCACGGCCGAGCGGCCGCTATCGGCCGCGCCCGATGCGCTGCGGCTGGCGCTCGACCGCTCGCAGAGCGTCAAGGTCGTGCTGACCGCGAACTGA